One genomic region from Erythrobacter mangrovi encodes:
- a CDS encoding hybrid sensor histidine kinase/response regulator, which translates to MPMRNALLEAVLATISQGIVVTDEHSRIQFCNDAFCTITGYSREELIGQPCRILQGPETLEETRAAINKALEERREFSGEILNYRKNGETFWNDMVITPFENAGRGLKWFLGVVRDVTERKATEERLNYLRAEFQLIFDEVQAGLVLHDTSTTIIRANPRAKELLGLDRDAEGMDASNPYWDFVDSKGEKVPQERFPAMTVLKTGQPIKNLTLGHRDETGKVRRWLLCNASPVFHKDGEMDGVLTNFVDITHIREAEEEAKQSRDRLELATSAGKIAIIDWDLETETAWTNDQFAHLFGVSLTEDLDRDRMIRVLSKTWEGENLVARVLALLEGKETTFKQTFTYRRPCGEYAVARAHATVFRDQNGKAIRLAAALYDVSDVIDADTKLRESEERFRTVANLSNDVVWEWDILENYVWRSDGWEKLLELDEKDPPGLTSWEMRLHPEDKERAKAHLLEVLASDKSEWSTGYRMLTSSGAVRIIEERAVLIRDVTGKPARAFGSISDVTERTEVEARLRRAESLETTGRLTGGIAHDFNNMLMVILGNAEILRELELDADAQEMVELITMAAESGARLTKQLLTFSRQQTFSARAIDVGNSLQEIGKLIRRTIPANIEVHIEPSENLWWAYADQTQLENAILNAAVNARDAMEDGGTLRIAARNTFISASSKSHPHDLQDGAYVELVLEDDGHGMTPAEVGRAFEPFFTTKPVGVGTGLGLSMIYGFAKQTGGTATIESRLGEGTTIHIFLPKAENTPTESVDDDQADVPKKESLSLLLVEDDVNVSRHLVRQIRRWGLEVEAAADGASAMQKLQDKKDFDILLTDIVMPGQLSGLDLAESARASHPDMKIIFMSGYAGDSVKHKALERSENFLQKPFSNARLKEVLLEGVVGKANSE; encoded by the coding sequence ATGCCGATGCGCAATGCCCTGCTCGAAGCAGTGCTGGCGACCATCTCGCAAGGCATCGTGGTGACCGATGAGCACTCGCGGATCCAATTCTGCAACGATGCATTCTGCACCATTACGGGTTATTCCCGAGAGGAATTGATCGGGCAGCCCTGCAGGATCCTCCAGGGGCCCGAGACACTCGAAGAGACCCGGGCCGCCATCAACAAGGCCCTTGAAGAGCGCCGGGAATTCTCGGGCGAAATCCTCAACTATCGCAAGAATGGCGAAACGTTCTGGAACGACATGGTCATCACGCCCTTCGAGAATGCGGGGCGCGGCCTGAAATGGTTCCTCGGGGTCGTACGCGACGTAACCGAGCGGAAGGCGACCGAAGAACGGCTCAATTACCTGCGGGCCGAATTTCAGCTCATCTTCGATGAAGTGCAGGCCGGCCTGGTCCTGCACGACACCTCGACCACGATCATCCGGGCAAATCCGCGCGCCAAGGAACTGCTGGGCCTGGATCGCGATGCAGAAGGGATGGATGCCAGTAATCCCTACTGGGATTTCGTCGACAGCAAGGGCGAAAAAGTACCGCAGGAACGGTTCCCTGCGATGACCGTCCTAAAGACCGGCCAGCCGATCAAGAATTTGACGCTGGGGCATCGCGATGAGACCGGCAAGGTGCGTCGATGGCTTCTGTGCAACGCATCTCCAGTCTTCCACAAAGACGGCGAGATGGACGGAGTGCTGACGAATTTCGTCGACATTACCCATATCCGCGAAGCGGAAGAGGAAGCGAAGCAAAGCCGGGATCGGCTCGAACTGGCGACCAGCGCAGGTAAGATCGCGATCATCGATTGGGACCTGGAAACCGAAACCGCGTGGACGAACGACCAATTCGCTCACCTGTTTGGGGTCAGCTTAACCGAGGACCTGGATCGGGACAGGATGATCCGCGTCCTTTCCAAGACCTGGGAAGGGGAAAATCTCGTCGCGCGGGTACTTGCCCTGCTCGAAGGCAAGGAAACCACGTTCAAGCAGACCTTCACCTATCGCCGGCCTTGCGGCGAGTACGCGGTCGCCCGGGCCCACGCCACGGTGTTTCGCGACCAAAATGGCAAGGCAATCAGGCTGGCCGCAGCGCTCTACGACGTGTCTGACGTCATCGACGCCGATACCAAGCTGCGCGAGAGCGAGGAACGGTTCCGCACCGTTGCCAATCTATCGAACGACGTGGTGTGGGAATGGGATATTCTCGAGAACTACGTGTGGCGCAGCGATGGCTGGGAAAAACTCCTGGAACTGGACGAGAAGGACCCGCCGGGTCTGACCTCCTGGGAAATGCGCCTGCATCCGGAAGACAAGGAGCGGGCAAAGGCACACCTGCTCGAGGTCCTGGCATCGGACAAATCTGAATGGTCGACGGGCTATCGGATGCTGACCTCGTCGGGCGCCGTACGTATTATCGAGGAACGCGCGGTACTCATCCGCGACGTGACGGGAAAACCGGCGCGAGCTTTCGGTTCGATCAGCGATGTGACTGAACGAACAGAGGTCGAAGCGCGCCTGCGCAGGGCCGAGTCACTCGAAACGACCGGTCGGCTGACCGGTGGTATCGCGCATGATTTCAACAATATGCTGATGGTTATCCTGGGCAATGCCGAGATCCTGCGCGAGTTGGAGCTCGATGCAGACGCACAGGAAATGGTCGAGCTGATCACCATGGCTGCCGAAAGTGGTGCGCGCCTGACCAAGCAGCTGCTGACCTTCTCGCGCCAGCAGACCTTCTCCGCGCGGGCGATCGATGTCGGCAATTCGCTGCAGGAAATCGGCAAGCTGATCCGGCGAACCATTCCCGCCAACATCGAAGTTCACATCGAGCCGTCCGAGAACCTGTGGTGGGCCTATGCCGACCAGACCCAGTTGGAGAACGCGATACTCAACGCGGCGGTGAATGCGCGCGATGCCATGGAGGACGGCGGCACGCTCCGCATCGCGGCGCGGAACACTTTCATCTCCGCCAGCAGCAAGTCCCACCCGCACGATCTACAGGACGGTGCCTATGTGGAACTCGTCCTGGAGGACGACGGGCACGGGATGACACCTGCCGAGGTTGGCAGGGCCTTCGAACCCTTCTTCACGACCAAGCCGGTGGGGGTTGGCACCGGGCTCGGGCTCAGCATGATCTACGGATTTGCCAAGCAGACGGGCGGAACCGCCACGATCGAAAGCCGGCTGGGAGAAGGCACCACCATCCACATCTTCCTGCCGAAGGCCGAGAATACTCCGACGGAAAGCGTCGATGACGATCAAGCCGACGTGCCCAAGAAGGAATCGCTGTCGCTGTTGCTGGTCGAAGACGATGTCAACGTGAGCCGACACCTGGTACGCCAGATTCGGCGGTGGGGTCTCGAAGTGGAGGCCGCCGCCGACGGCGCCAGCGCCATGCAGAAGTTGCAGGACAAGAAGGACTTCGACATCCTTCTGACCGATATCGTCATGCCGGGCCAACTGTCGGGCCTGGACCTGGCGGAAAGCGCTCGTGCGTCGCACCCCGACATGAAGATCATCTTCATGTCAGGCTACGCGGGAGATTCGGTGAAACACAAGGCCCTCGAACGATCCGAGAACTTCCTTCAAAAGCCCTTTTCGAATGCGCGGCTGAAGGAGGTATTGTTAGAAGGCGTAGTGGGTAAGGCAAATTCAGAATAG
- a CDS encoding trypsin-like serine peptidase gives MPAAIRIAEPDLDPARAIGRIVCQQAKHRFVSTAVLVRDTRTLLAAGHFNSDDLAARHLPISSCRFEHRSASGTRFASAFTLVETGGGPMERRLTPATDWAVLRLAEPAPRFMQPVTRISDPEEAVASPLEMAAYDDPGRYGSAVSLEACKGWRGDARSVVMRHSCRTRPGQSGSPIFRADRSELELTAIHVGAGETAGRAVLLAKSLRRALLST, from the coding sequence GTGCCTGCAGCGATTCGGATCGCTGAACCCGACCTGGATCCCGCGCGCGCAATCGGTCGCATTGTCTGCCAGCAAGCTAAACACCGCTTCGTCAGCACCGCGGTGCTGGTCCGCGATACGCGGACCCTGCTTGCCGCAGGCCACTTCAACTCGGACGATCTCGCGGCCCGGCACTTGCCGATCTCATCCTGCCGGTTCGAACACCGCTCTGCATCGGGCACGCGGTTTGCCTCTGCATTCACGCTCGTCGAAACGGGCGGGGGCCCTATGGAGCGCAGGCTCACCCCGGCGACGGACTGGGCGGTCTTGCGACTGGCTGAGCCCGCCCCCCGCTTCATGCAACCCGTCACGCGCATTTCGGATCCGGAGGAAGCCGTGGCTTCGCCGCTGGAGATGGCCGCATACGATGATCCCGGCCGGTATGGCTCGGCAGTCTCGCTCGAAGCGTGCAAGGGCTGGCGAGGCGATGCCCGATCCGTCGTTATGCGCCACTCCTGCCGCACCCGGCCGGGCCAGAGCGGGTCTCCCATCTTCCGCGCAGATCGGAGCGAACTGGAGCTGACTGCGATCCATGTTGGCGCTGGCGAAACCGCCGGGCGGGCGGTGCTACTCGCCAAATCGCTGCGGAGGGCCCTGCTTTCAACGTGA